The following are encoded together in the Candidatus Flexicrinis proximus genome:
- a CDS encoding isoprenyl transferase yields MAQPIAEHIVKPPDPRLPERVPRHVAIIMDGNGRWAQARGKSRSAGHRAGTENLRTIIKAAVEFGVEILTIYAFSTENWGRPRREVRLLLRILEMVIERELRELHEQGVQIRHIGELDNIPPGIVRKVQHACVYTRNNTRLILNVAFNYGGRDEIVHAVRRIVQDGIPADKINEELIAGYLYTRGLPDPDLIIRTSGELRVSNFLIWQGSYSEYYATDTLWPDFNREAFLEALIDYSRRRRRFGLTDAQIEGEDDEDEESDGLA; encoded by the coding sequence ATGGCCCAGCCCATCGCCGAACACATTGTAAAACCACCCGATCCGCGCCTGCCCGAGCGTGTGCCCCGGCACGTCGCGATCATCATGGACGGCAATGGGCGCTGGGCGCAGGCGCGCGGTAAATCGCGCAGCGCCGGACACCGCGCCGGAACCGAAAACCTGCGCACGATCATCAAAGCGGCAGTCGAGTTCGGCGTCGAAATCCTGACGATTTACGCATTTTCGACCGAGAACTGGGGCCGCCCGCGGCGCGAAGTGCGGCTGCTGCTGCGGATTCTGGAGATGGTGATCGAGCGCGAACTGCGCGAACTGCACGAGCAGGGCGTCCAGATCCGGCACATCGGAGAACTGGACAACATCCCGCCGGGCATCGTACGGAAGGTACAGCACGCCTGCGTCTATACGCGGAACAACACGCGCCTGATCCTGAATGTGGCGTTCAACTACGGCGGCCGCGACGAGATCGTGCATGCCGTGCGCAGGATCGTGCAGGATGGCATCCCGGCGGATAAAATCAACGAGGAGTTGATCGCGGGTTACCTGTACACCCGCGGCCTGCCCGACCCCGACCTGATCATCCGCACGAGCGGCGAACTGCGTGTCAGCAATTTTCTGATCTGGCAGGGGTCGTACAGCGAGTACTACGCGACCGATACCCTGTGGCCGGATTTTAACCGCGAAGCATTCCTCGAAGCCCTGATCGATTACAGCCGGCGGCGGCGGCGGTTTGGATTGACCGACGCGCAGATTGAAGGCGAAGACGACGAAGACGAAGAGTCAGACGGTTTAGCGTAA
- a CDS encoding MOSC domain-containing protein: MTAVVTSIVYTPKSFGRKSTDKYDRLAAERVELIANHGIQGDKKAGGNPERHLNIMTRETLDQLAREGFMTAPGQMGEQIVVSGLDMNALNPGDRVQLGESAVVQIVKPRTGCAKFRTVQGHEPAEAVNRLGMMATVISGGSIGVGDPVRVVVSEPA; the protein is encoded by the coding sequence ATGACGGCTGTAGTAACCAGCATCGTGTATACGCCGAAGTCGTTCGGCAGGAAGTCGACCGACAAGTACGACCGCCTCGCCGCCGAGCGGGTCGAGTTGATCGCCAATCACGGCATCCAGGGGGATAAGAAGGCCGGCGGCAACCCGGAACGCCACCTCAACATCATGACGCGCGAAACACTCGACCAGTTGGCGCGCGAAGGCTTCATGACCGCGCCCGGCCAGATGGGCGAGCAGATCGTCGTCTCCGGCCTGGACATGAACGCGCTCAACCCCGGCGACCGGGTGCAGCTCGGCGAGAGCGCCGTCGTGCAAATCGTCAAGCCGCGCACAGGCTGCGCCAAATTCAGAACCGTTCAAGGCCACGAACCCGCCGAAGCCGTCAACCGCCTGGGCATGATGGCGACCGTGATCTCCGGCGGCAGCATCGGCGTGGGCGATCCTGTGCGCGTGGTCGTCAGCGAACCCGCCTAA
- the rlmB gene encoding 23S rRNA (guanosine(2251)-2'-O)-methyltransferase RlmB, with protein sequence MEFLYGHWAVLECLRARRRKPDQLLLGDKIEEKGKVAEIIHTAQARGIPVKRVNRRILDDLSEGSNHQSTMLRVTPYPYVELDEVFVLAKEREERPFLLLLDLLKDPQNVGALMRVADAVGVHGIIMQDRRGVSVTPSVVNASSGAVEHLQVVQVVNLVNTMKDLKKNDVWLVGLEAGPDVPALENSNLNIAVGLVMGSEGDGMRRLVRETCDMLMSLPMRGHVASLNVATAGAVALYAAFQARGYK encoded by the coding sequence ATGGAATTTCTTTACGGCCACTGGGCAGTCCTGGAGTGCCTGCGGGCGCGGCGGCGCAAGCCGGACCAACTGCTGCTGGGCGACAAGATCGAAGAAAAAGGCAAGGTCGCCGAGATCATCCATACGGCGCAGGCGCGCGGAATCCCGGTCAAGCGGGTTAACCGGCGCATCCTGGACGACCTTTCGGAAGGCTCGAACCACCAGAGCACGATGCTGCGGGTCACGCCGTATCCCTACGTGGAACTGGACGAGGTGTTTGTGCTGGCGAAGGAACGCGAAGAACGCCCGTTCCTGCTGCTGCTCGATCTGCTCAAGGACCCGCAGAACGTCGGCGCACTGATGCGGGTGGCGGATGCGGTCGGCGTCCACGGGATCATCATGCAGGACCGCCGCGGTGTTTCGGTGACGCCTTCGGTCGTCAATGCTTCGTCGGGCGCGGTCGAACACCTGCAGGTGGTGCAGGTGGTCAACCTGGTCAATACGATGAAAGACCTCAAGAAGAACGATGTGTGGCTGGTCGGGCTGGAAGCGGGGCCGGACGTGCCGGCGCTCGAAAACAGCAACCTGAATATCGCCGTGGGTCTGGTGATGGGCAGCGAAGGCGACGGGATGCGCCGGCTGGTGCGCGAGACGTGCGACATGCTGATGTCGCTGCCGATGCGCGGCCATGTCGCCAGCCTGAATGTCGCCACGGCGGGGGCGGTCGCGCTGTACGCGGCGTTCCAGGCCCGCGGATACAAATAA
- a CDS encoding DUF4872 domain-containing protein: protein MSLYSGIHHETGSVHTVLALQGVKAAHTDGLVSEALLLGISGGAAFGHFVFEYEGYAPHLILLTRNTFSPLETLFDRLALAREVLQTAKPETGNENLRRVLDGGCPALVWADMFSLPYNNLPKDEHMWGVMPVVVTAIEGDTALVVDRSQRPFRVPLAVLTAARGRIRENKYRVMCLDGFDPARVPSAVQKGLWQAISLYIDAPPKGKRDNFGLAAYQYWADMLTNTRNKMSWERNFAPGRRMTSALVGDGWQTGIFDHIRPIGAGDNAERDLYAQFLEEAAVILKKPALGEAAVGFRAAGQAWRAFSEAILPDSIPALASIKALKLKRREVWWEQGGDGAEALAGLNDALTRQIRALHDAFPLTEAEARDYRAGLREHVLRIHDIERDAVMAMQGALG from the coding sequence ATGAGCCTGTACAGCGGGATTCACCATGAGACCGGCAGTGTCCACACTGTGCTGGCGCTGCAAGGCGTCAAAGCGGCACACACGGACGGGCTGGTGAGCGAAGCCCTGCTGCTGGGAATTAGCGGCGGCGCGGCGTTCGGACACTTTGTATTCGAGTACGAAGGATATGCCCCGCATCTCATCCTGCTGACGCGCAATACCTTCAGCCCGCTGGAGACGCTGTTCGACCGTCTGGCGCTGGCGCGCGAGGTGCTTCAGACCGCCAAGCCGGAAACCGGCAACGAAAATCTGCGCCGCGTCCTCGATGGGGGCTGCCCGGCGCTGGTGTGGGCGGATATGTTCAGCCTGCCGTATAACAACTTGCCGAAAGACGAACACATGTGGGGCGTAATGCCGGTGGTGGTTACGGCGATCGAGGGCGACACCGCCCTGGTCGTTGACCGCAGCCAGCGTCCATTCCGCGTGCCGCTGGCGGTGCTGACGGCGGCGCGCGGCCGTATTAGGGAGAACAAGTACCGCGTGATGTGCCTCGACGGCTTCGATCCCGCCAGAGTGCCGTCAGCCGTGCAAAAGGGCCTCTGGCAGGCGATCAGCCTGTACATCGACGCGCCGCCCAAGGGCAAACGCGACAACTTCGGGCTAGCGGCCTACCAGTACTGGGCTGATATGCTGACCAATACGCGCAACAAAATGAGCTGGGAACGGAATTTCGCCCCAGGCCGGCGGATGACCTCGGCGCTGGTCGGGGATGGCTGGCAGACCGGCATCTTCGATCATATCCGGCCGATTGGCGCGGGCGATAATGCCGAGCGCGACCTGTACGCGCAGTTCCTGGAGGAAGCCGCGGTCATCCTGAAGAAGCCGGCGCTGGGGGAAGCTGCAGTGGGTTTCCGAGCGGCAGGACAGGCATGGCGCGCGTTTTCCGAGGCGATCCTGCCTGACAGTATTCCGGCGCTCGCGTCGATCAAGGCGCTCAAGCTCAAGCGCCGCGAGGTATGGTGGGAGCAGGGTGGCGACGGCGCCGAAGCGCTGGCCGGACTGAACGACGCACTGACCCGGCAAATCCGCGCGCTGCATGACGCCTTTCCCCTGACGGAAGCAGAAGCGCGCGACTACCGCGCCGGCCTGCGCGAGCACGTGCTCAGGATTCACGACATTGAGCGCGACGCGGTCATGGCGATGCAAGGCGCGTTAGGGTAA
- a CDS encoding FAD-dependent monooxygenase gives MSTLPLGKQAVVLGGSIAGLSAARALSPYFERVIVIERDEQPTETGPRKAVPQGHHAHALLKAGENVMDALFPGVMKDVVRAGGQRIDFSKDVRWFHGGHWKMRYESGFEIAVQSRPLLEQKIRERVEALGNVAFYYGYEVEAPRTSDDKSRITGVTARQMADRSHKVEIDSDLLVDASGRGSKMPQWLTALDYTAPTEVRLKINLTYSTRVYQAPENANFDFKALIINPQAPTIRRAGYIFPMEGNKWMVTLAGYDGDTTPRDNESFLEFTRTLARPDVYETLKTMTPLTDVKVFSVPHTARRHYEKLSRFPAGVVVMGDAMCAFDPVFGQGMSAATLEAQALSTLLARETAASLATFGKRFQKKAAQIVEVPWMLASSEDLRFPGTEGHRSPIIPVLHWYTNHIFALSATDKEVFDAFRQAMHLIAGPQVLFKPTIVFKVLRRAFQTIAPGGGGPA, from the coding sequence ATGAGCACTCTACCCCTTGGAAAGCAGGCCGTCGTATTAGGCGGGAGTATCGCGGGGCTGTCCGCCGCGCGCGCTCTTTCACCGTATTTTGAGCGCGTGATCGTCATCGAGCGCGACGAGCAGCCGACAGAGACCGGCCCACGCAAGGCCGTCCCACAGGGGCATCATGCCCACGCCCTGCTGAAAGCCGGCGAGAACGTGATGGATGCGCTGTTTCCGGGCGTGATGAAGGATGTCGTGCGCGCCGGCGGGCAGCGGATCGATTTCAGCAAGGATGTCCGCTGGTTTCACGGCGGTCACTGGAAGATGCGCTATGAGAGCGGCTTCGAGATTGCCGTGCAATCGCGCCCGCTGCTCGAACAGAAGATCCGCGAACGGGTCGAAGCGCTGGGGAATGTGGCATTCTACTACGGCTATGAAGTCGAGGCGCCCCGGACGTCCGACGACAAGAGCAGGATTACCGGCGTGACGGCGCGGCAGATGGCCGACCGTTCGCACAAGGTTGAAATCGACTCCGATCTGCTGGTCGATGCCAGCGGGCGCGGCTCGAAGATGCCGCAGTGGCTGACCGCGCTGGACTATACCGCCCCGACCGAGGTGCGGCTGAAGATCAACCTGACGTACAGTACGCGCGTCTATCAGGCGCCAGAAAACGCCAACTTCGACTTCAAGGCGCTGATCATTAACCCACAGGCGCCGACGATCCGCCGCGCCGGCTACATCTTCCCGATGGAAGGCAACAAGTGGATGGTGACGCTTGCCGGTTACGATGGCGATACGACCCCGCGCGACAACGAGAGCTTCCTCGAATTCACGCGGACGCTCGCACGGCCGGACGTGTACGAGACCCTGAAGACGATGACGCCGCTGACCGATGTCAAAGTCTTCAGCGTGCCGCATACTGCGCGCCGCCACTACGAGAAGCTGTCGCGCTTCCCGGCCGGTGTCGTGGTGATGGGAGACGCGATGTGCGCCTTCGATCCGGTCTTCGGGCAGGGGATGAGCGCGGCGACACTGGAGGCACAGGCGCTGAGTACCCTGCTTGCCAGGGAGACCGCGGCGAGCCTGGCGACATTCGGTAAGCGCTTCCAGAAGAAGGCCGCGCAAATCGTGGAAGTGCCATGGATGCTGGCATCGAGCGAGGACCTGCGCTTTCCGGGGACGGAAGGCCACAGATCGCCGATTATCCCGGTGCTGCACTGGTATACCAACCACATCTTCGCGCTGTCGGCGACGGACAAAGAGGTATTCGATGCCTTCCGTCAGGCGATGCACCTGATTGCCGGCCCGCAGGTCCTGTTCAAGCCGACCATCGTGTTCAAAGTGCTGCGCCGCGCTTTCCAGACCATCGCGCCCGGCGGCGGCGGCCCAGCCTGA
- a CDS encoding aspartate/glutamate racemase family protein — protein sequence MKTIGLIGGISWESSAEYYRLINEAVKARKKGFHSAKCLMWSFDFAEIEALQKKGEWDKAAKMMVDAAHALERGGADCIVICANTMHRMAGDVQAAVDIPLLHVADATARAVLGAQIGHVGLLGTVYTMEQNFLKGRLSVKHGLEVMVPDADARKIVNDVIYKELVKGVVKKKSREAYLKIIDGLAKEGAQGVILGCTEIGMLIKPGDASIPTFDTTTLHAAAAVEFALG from the coding sequence ATGAAGACAATCGGCTTAATCGGCGGCATCAGTTGGGAATCTTCGGCAGAGTACTACCGCCTGATCAACGAGGCCGTCAAAGCGCGCAAGAAGGGTTTTCATTCGGCGAAGTGCCTGATGTGGAGTTTCGATTTTGCCGAGATTGAGGCGCTGCAGAAGAAAGGCGAGTGGGACAAGGCGGCCAAGATGATGGTGGACGCGGCGCACGCGCTCGAACGGGGCGGCGCGGACTGCATCGTGATCTGCGCCAATACGATGCACCGGATGGCGGGGGATGTTCAGGCGGCGGTGGATATTCCGCTGCTGCATGTGGCGGACGCGACTGCCCGCGCGGTCCTCGGCGCGCAGATCGGCCATGTCGGCCTGCTGGGCACGGTGTATACGATGGAGCAGAACTTCCTCAAGGGACGGCTGTCCGTCAAGCACGGACTCGAGGTGATGGTGCCGGACGCCGACGCGCGCAAGATCGTTAACGATGTGATCTACAAAGAGCTGGTCAAGGGCGTCGTGAAGAAGAAGTCGCGCGAGGCCTATCTGAAGATCATCGACGGGTTGGCGAAAGAGGGTGCGCAAGGCGTGATCCTCGGCTGCACGGAAATCGGCATGCTGATCAAGCCCGGCGACGCCTCGATCCCGACTTTTGATACCACGACGCTGCATGCGGCGGCGGCGGTCGAATTCGCACTGGGGTAA
- the frr gene encoding ribosome recycling factor — protein MIDDVLKETRAKMKSTLSVYEQDLHGIRSNRASTGLVDRLVIDYYGQPTELRQLANISTPEPMQILIRPFDSSAVKAIEKAIMEANVGARPNIDGSQLRLNMPALTRERRVELVKVLHRRSEDARVSLRNIRRGAMDDLKEFEKEGLISEDDLDRGEEEVQKLTDSNMTQIEEMTKAKEKEMMEV, from the coding sequence ATGATTGACGATGTCCTCAAAGAAACGCGCGCCAAAATGAAGTCAACGCTCAGCGTATACGAGCAGGACCTGCACGGCATACGCAGCAACCGGGCCAGCACAGGCCTGGTGGACCGCCTGGTCATCGACTATTACGGCCAGCCGACCGAACTCCGGCAGCTCGCAAATATCTCCACCCCCGAACCCATGCAAATCCTGATTCGGCCGTTCGACTCCAGCGCGGTGAAAGCGATAGAAAAAGCGATCATGGAGGCGAACGTCGGCGCCCGTCCGAACATTGACGGGTCGCAGCTGCGGCTGAATATGCCCGCACTGACCCGTGAGCGGCGTGTCGAACTGGTCAAAGTGCTGCACCGGCGCAGCGAAGACGCGCGGGTCAGCCTGCGCAATATCCGGCGCGGCGCGATGGACGACCTGAAGGAATTCGAAAAAGAGGGGCTGATCTCTGAAGACGATCTCGACCGCGGTGAGGAAGAAGTCCAGAAACTGACCGATTCGAACATGACGCAGATCGAAGAAATGACGAAAGCCAAAGAAAAAGAGATGATGGAAGTGTAA
- a CDS encoding MoxR family ATPase translates to MFATTENVKQALTGQKYIASDDIATVMYLAEKLGKPVLAEGPAGVGKTELAKAYAGATGRKLIRLQCYEGLDESKALYEWEYAKQMLYTQLLRDKLSDMLSSAGTLREAADRLGAEESVFFSERFLLARPLLQALTSDEPVVLLIDEIDRADAEFEAFLLEILSDFQVSVPELGTIKARHMPTVLLTSNNTRELSEALKRRCLYLFVDYPTQEAELAIVRLRVPDLNAKLAQQAVEVVQNLRQMDLKKAPSVSETIDWARALVMLNADTLDKDTLQNTLTVLLKHESDVNKAKRQLIDGGRPQGFDRPRRNLPGGKGFNN, encoded by the coding sequence ATGTTCGCCACCACAGAAAATGTCAAGCAGGCGTTGACCGGTCAGAAGTACATCGCCAGCGACGACATCGCTACAGTCATGTATCTGGCCGAAAAGCTAGGAAAACCGGTGCTGGCTGAAGGGCCGGCAGGGGTCGGCAAGACCGAGCTGGCAAAGGCGTATGCCGGCGCAACCGGCCGCAAATTGATCCGGCTGCAGTGTTACGAGGGTCTGGACGAGTCGAAGGCGCTTTATGAGTGGGAGTACGCCAAGCAGATGCTGTATACCCAACTGCTGCGCGACAAGCTCTCGGATATGCTGTCGAGCGCAGGGACGCTGCGCGAAGCCGCCGACCGGCTGGGCGCGGAAGAGTCGGTGTTTTTCAGCGAGCGTTTCCTGCTGGCACGACCGCTGCTGCAGGCGCTGACCAGCGACGAGCCGGTGGTGCTGCTGATCGACGAAATCGACCGGGCCGACGCGGAGTTCGAGGCGTTCCTGCTGGAAATCCTGAGCGACTTTCAGGTGTCGGTGCCGGAGCTTGGCACGATCAAGGCGCGTCACATGCCGACCGTGCTGCTGACAAGCAATAATACACGCGAGCTGAGCGAGGCACTCAAGCGCCGCTGCCTGTACCTGTTCGTCGATTACCCGACGCAGGAAGCGGAACTGGCGATTGTGCGGCTGCGGGTACCGGACCTGAACGCCAAGCTGGCCCAGCAGGCCGTCGAGGTGGTGCAGAACCTGCGCCAGATGGACCTGAAGAAGGCGCCGAGCGTATCTGAGACGATCGACTGGGCGCGGGCGCTGGTGATGCTGAATGCCGACACGCTCGATAAGGACACGCTGCAAAACACGCTGACGGTGCTGCTCAAGCATGAAAGCGACGTCAACAAAGCCAAGCGACAGCTCATCGACGGCGGACGTCCGCAAGGCTTTGACCGCCCACGCCGGAATTTGCCGGGGGGCAAAGGCTTCAATAATTAA
- the aspS gene encoding aspartate--tRNA(Asn) ligase, producing MTLLSVGKNAARPVVPAGLPPLSGLEAQSAPDTARRGRTAVVPRNPPPSAAEGDLIPYGGVINVPRSRIPIGPARRRNRLRLGWLHRWRPMGGFGFMVVRDRSGMAQVIVDSPAALDGVFAESVVSVEGVVVAEPKAPGGVEIHNAQVTVVSPAVEPPPFDLFRPQINAQLPTLLDHAALSLRHPRQRALFELSAASMEGFRSTLRGFGFTEIQTPKIVASATEGGANVFKIDYFGRPAYLAQSPQFYKQTMVGVFERVFEVSPVFRAEPHDTPRHLNEYVSCDVEFGFIDSHRDVMQMLTEVIRGMTATLRAKAASALNLWGIVIPRIPPEIPVIHFTEALEMIYRETGEDCRAEPDLAPNHERWLGEWALREYESDFVFVEGYPLAKRPFYTHPDPARPTYSASFDLLFRGLELVTGGQRLHLYADYLAAMAARGMPTGPFEGYLEAFKYGMPPHGGFAIGLERWVSRLAELPNVREATLFPRDMSRLTP from the coding sequence ATGACACTTCTGAGCGTGGGGAAGAACGCCGCGAGGCCAGTAGTCCCTGCCGGTTTGCCGCCGTTATCCGGCCTAGAGGCTCAGAGCGCGCCTGACACCGCGCGCCGAGGGCGAACTGCGGTGGTACCACGGAATCCCCCTCCGTCCGCAGCGGAGGGGGATTTGATTCCATATGGAGGTGTCATCAATGTCCCGCGTTCTCGCATCCCAATTGGCCCGGCACGTCGGCGAAACCGTCTGCGTCTCGGGTGGCTGCACCGTTGGCGCCCGATGGGCGGCTTCGGTTTCATGGTCGTCCGCGACCGCTCAGGCATGGCGCAGGTCATCGTCGACTCGCCCGCCGCGCTTGACGGCGTATTCGCCGAGTCGGTCGTCAGCGTCGAAGGCGTCGTCGTGGCCGAACCCAAAGCCCCCGGCGGCGTCGAGATCCATAACGCGCAGGTGACGGTCGTCTCGCCTGCCGTGGAACCACCGCCCTTCGATCTGTTCCGTCCGCAGATCAACGCCCAGCTTCCTACCTTGCTCGATCACGCGGCCTTGTCCCTGCGCCATCCCCGCCAGCGCGCACTGTTCGAGCTGTCGGCCGCCAGCATGGAGGGCTTCCGTTCGACGCTGCGCGGTTTCGGCTTCACCGAGATCCAGACGCCCAAGATCGTCGCGTCTGCTACCGAAGGCGGCGCCAATGTCTTTAAGATCGACTATTTCGGCCGCCCAGCCTACCTCGCGCAAAGCCCGCAGTTCTACAAACAGACCATGGTCGGCGTCTTCGAGCGCGTGTTTGAAGTCTCGCCCGTGTTCCGCGCCGAGCCGCACGACACGCCCCGCCACCTCAACGAATATGTCTCCTGCGACGTCGAGTTCGGCTTCATCGACAGCCACCGCGACGTCATGCAGATGCTCACCGAGGTCATCCGCGGCATGACCGCGACACTCCGCGCCAAAGCCGCCAGCGCCCTCAACCTCTGGGGAATTGTGATCCCCCGCATCCCGCCGGAAATCCCTGTCATCCACTTCACAGAGGCGCTGGAGATGATCTACCGTGAAACCGGCGAGGACTGCCGCGCCGAGCCGGACCTCGCGCCCAATCACGAGCGCTGGCTGGGCGAGTGGGCGCTGCGCGAATACGAGAGCGACTTCGTGTTCGTCGAGGGCTATCCGCTTGCCAAGCGGCCGTTCTACACGCACCCCGATCCGGCGCGTCCAACCTACAGCGCCAGCTTCGATCTGCTCTTCCGCGGTCTGGAGCTGGTCACCGGCGGTCAGCGCCTGCACCTCTACGCCGATTATCTGGCGGCTATGGCCGCGCGTGGGATGCCCACCGGGCCGTTCGAGGGCTATCTGGAGGCGTTCAAATACGGGATGCCGCCGCACGGCGGGTTTGCTATCGGGCTGGAACGCTGGGTGTCGCGCCTGGCCGAACTGCCAAACGTGCGTGAGGCCACCCTCTTCCCGCGCGATATGTCACGCCTGACCCCCTGA
- a CDS encoding aldo/keto reductase → MKYREFGRTGWKVSEVSFGAWAIGSAWGATDDAESIAAMHRCIDLGINLFDTADVYGDGHSERLISRILRERPDADVRVITKAGRRLPKQVVEGYTKENLTAWIDRSLQNLSVETIDLVQLHCPPTEVYYRPEVFEALDELVAAGKIRHYGVRVEKVEEALKAIEFPGVQSVQIIFNMFRHRPAELFFREAQRRKVAVIARVPLASGLLSGKMTAQTTFAADDHRNFNRYGQSFDRGETFSGVDYDTGLQAVEELRALVPQGATMAQLALRWILMFEAVTCVIPGAKRPSQAEDNSAASDLPPLTPEQMAAVTSLYDRLIRGQVHQRW, encoded by the coding sequence ATGAAGTACCGTGAGTTTGGCCGCACTGGATGGAAGGTGTCGGAAGTCAGCTTTGGCGCGTGGGCGATTGGCTCGGCCTGGGGCGCGACGGACGATGCCGAATCGATCGCGGCGATGCACCGCTGTATTGACCTGGGCATCAACCTGTTCGATACCGCCGACGTCTACGGTGACGGGCACAGCGAACGCCTGATCTCGCGCATCCTGCGCGAACGTCCGGATGCCGACGTGCGGGTCATCACCAAAGCCGGACGCCGCCTGCCCAAGCAAGTGGTCGAAGGGTACACCAAAGAAAACCTGACCGCGTGGATTGACCGCAGCCTGCAAAACCTGAGCGTCGAAACGATCGACCTGGTGCAGCTTCACTGCCCGCCGACCGAGGTGTACTACCGGCCGGAGGTGTTCGAGGCGCTGGACGAGCTGGTGGCCGCTGGCAAAATCCGTCATTACGGCGTGCGCGTCGAAAAGGTCGAGGAGGCGCTCAAAGCGATCGAGTTTCCGGGCGTGCAGTCGGTCCAGATCATCTTCAATATGTTCCGGCATCGGCCCGCCGAGCTGTTCTTCCGCGAGGCGCAGCGCCGGAAGGTTGCCGTGATCGCGCGCGTACCGCTGGCGAGCGGCCTGCTTAGCGGCAAAATGACCGCGCAGACAACCTTCGCGGCGGATGACCACCGCAATTTCAACCGCTACGGCCAGTCTTTCGACCGCGGCGAGACGTTTTCAGGCGTCGATTACGATACCGGCCTGCAGGCGGTCGAAGAACTGCGCGCGCTGGTGCCGCAGGGGGCGACGATGGCACAGTTGGCGCTGCGCTGGATCCTGATGTTCGAAGCGGTGACGTGTGTCATCCCCGGCGCGAAGCGTCCGTCGCAGGCGGAAGACAACTCTGCCGCGTCGGATTTGCCGCCGCTGACGCCGGAGCAGATGGCCGCCGTGACCAGTCTGTATGACCGCCTGATCCGCGGCCAGGTCCACCAGCGTTGGTAG